In Jejubacter calystegiae, the following are encoded in one genomic region:
- a CDS encoding MFS transporter has protein sequence MLQLALLLTGAGFVRRNAPLLGILGLLWGGLGVSIFIDGLQGERHFPLHIFGILLLLESLATLMLAPSGVGTQKAVFYFKGGIFCFVALLILSGRESSNVLLAIVFGFAFFITGLFVMASAWVVRYQHWRQAFCGGFAQLLFGLFLFFPYPTHHHGTVSQFIGMIMILGGIQCLRLALRAFRLRDGVSVFTLLAPGGLLPEQEEAAPEPGESTPASDSLIVHIWTPAGSAASPPVPRPVFNRYIAAVDASGVISTGHAALEMPPDLYISLYPAQDIDRSPSEFFNTLKAIQENNVVGQFQKSYPSEAAAWCESDRKIIFHDFNPEALRRYWAGYRKVEIYNLTWRNCSSSVVYGLEAALDGVLARRCGWLGFLRLFLIPELWIAAQLRKRAMTMAWTPGLALDYARALHAIVHPVRLSWFRRRRQDETP, from the coding sequence ATGCTACAGCTTGCACTGTTACTGACCGGTGCCGGATTCGTCCGGCGCAATGCGCCGCTCCTGGGCATTCTGGGACTACTGTGGGGGGGATTGGGAGTCTCGATTTTCATTGATGGGTTACAGGGCGAGCGCCACTTTCCACTGCATATCTTTGGGATTCTGCTACTGCTGGAAAGCCTGGCGACGCTGATGCTGGCCCCGAGCGGCGTTGGGACTCAGAAGGCGGTTTTCTACTTTAAAGGCGGCATTTTCTGTTTTGTGGCGCTGCTTATTCTTTCCGGGCGCGAGAGTAGCAATGTGCTGCTGGCGATAGTCTTCGGCTTTGCCTTCTTTATTACCGGCCTGTTTGTGATGGCTTCCGCCTGGGTGGTGCGCTATCAGCACTGGCGGCAGGCTTTTTGCGGCGGCTTTGCCCAGTTACTGTTCGGGCTGTTTCTGTTCTTCCCTTATCCCACTCACCATCATGGCACCGTTTCACAGTTTATCGGGATGATTATGATCCTGGGCGGGATTCAGTGCCTGCGCCTGGCGCTACGGGCCTTTCGGCTGCGTGATGGGGTGTCGGTGTTTACGCTGCTGGCTCCCGGTGGGCTGCTGCCTGAACAGGAGGAAGCGGCACCTGAACCTGGAGAATCGACGCCTGCCAGCGATTCACTGATTGTGCATATCTGGACCCCGGCAGGATCGGCGGCCAGCCCGCCGGTGCCTCGTCCGGTGTTTAACCGCTATATTGCAGCGGTTGATGCCAGCGGGGTCATCTCCACCGGCCATGCCGCGCTGGAGATGCCGCCGGATCTCTATATCAGCCTCTATCCGGCGCAGGATATCGATCGCTCGCCGTCAGAATTCTTCAACACGCTGAAGGCGATTCAGGAAAATAATGTGGTTGGGCAGTTTCAGAAGAGTTACCCCAGCGAGGCGGCGGCGTGGTGCGAATCCGATCGCAAAATCATATTCCATGACTTTAACCCCGAAGCGCTGCGTCGTTATTGGGCGGGTTACCGCAAGGTGGAGATCTATAACCTGACCTGGCGTAACTGTTCGAGCAGCGTGGTGTACGGCCTGGAAGCCGCGCTGGATGGTGTACTGGCCCGGCGTTGCGGCTGGCTGGGCTTTCTGCGGTTGTTCCTGATCCCTGAACTGTGGATTGCCGCCCAGTTGCGCAAGCGAGCCATGACGATGGCATGGACCCCCGGGCTGGCGCTGGATTACGCTCGGGCGCTGCATGCTATTGTGCATCCGGTGCGGCTGTCGTGGTTTCGTCGCCGACGTCAGGATGAAACGCCCTGA
- a CDS encoding DUF4105 domain-containing protein — protein sequence MAHKTGSEAPWLVEYSRLATVHWLDSDCFQVSDMRNFRYRGVGDPLAAWDDRCFRLSEVTQTDLVLSYWGGNAIAHVFLSFGFSNGEWLAVSIETRRRQNQPWSAFGGFLRNYPVIYVVADERDLIGVRSDVRRERVWLYGLTLTQEQRQRLLRDYLLRIQQVNAHPEWYNTLFNNCTTNILHHGRAVSPAVKYDWRILLSGYADRYCYRMGLLDTRLPFETLRQRSRLIRPEDACIDDDFSQDIRRQRASSFLPEIKE from the coding sequence ATGGCGCATAAAACAGGTTCTGAAGCCCCATGGCTGGTGGAGTATTCGCGCCTGGCAACGGTTCACTGGCTGGATAGCGACTGCTTTCAGGTCAGCGATATGCGTAACTTTCGCTATCGTGGGGTGGGGGATCCCCTGGCAGCCTGGGATGACCGCTGCTTTCGGCTTAGTGAGGTGACGCAGACCGATCTGGTGCTCTCCTACTGGGGTGGCAACGCCATCGCTCACGTTTTTCTGAGCTTTGGATTTAGCAACGGGGAGTGGCTGGCTGTCTCGATTGAAACCCGACGTCGACAGAATCAGCCATGGTCGGCCTTTGGCGGTTTTCTGCGTAACTATCCGGTCATTTATGTGGTGGCGGACGAGCGCGATCTGATCGGCGTGCGTAGCGATGTGCGCAGGGAGCGGGTCTGGCTCTATGGGCTGACGCTCACTCAAGAGCAGCGCCAGCGGTTACTGCGTGACTATCTGCTGCGTATTCAGCAAGTGAACGCTCATCCCGAGTGGTATAACACGCTGTTTAATAACTGCACCACTAATATTCTGCATCACGGCCGGGCGGTGTCACCGGCGGTGAAATATGACTGGCGGATACTGCTGAGCGGCTATGCCGATCGCTACTGCTACCGTATGGGGCTGCTGGATACCCGGCTACCCTTTGAGACACTTCGCCAGCGCAGTCGTCTGATTCGCCCGGAAGATGCCTGTATCGACGACGATTTCTCGCAGGATATCCGGCGTCAGCGGGCGTCATCTTTCTTACCTGAGATAAAGGAGTAA
- a CDS encoding MipA/OmpV family protein, whose translation MRKITAMLLPGLMLVSVSGEGADFSLGLQGGSYGTAYKTRHADYWVLPYIGYDGETWYIDGTEAGYNIVKNDSHLLRAKVYYYTTEYRSRDGRNRAMRSLSSRHSTMMAGLSYQYTTPWGAFSTTVGGDTLDNSNGMTINAAWIAMKQWGGFTLVPEVGVDWSNAQNTRYYYGISHQESARSGLKAWRPHDSYVPYLQLAMNYAWTPRWNTWGEITGRFYPSTIRNSPMVNKNGVVELTIGASYTF comes from the coding sequence ATGCGAAAAATCACTGCCATGCTGTTGCCTGGTCTGATGCTGGTCTCCGTGTCGGGTGAGGGGGCTGACTTCTCTTTGGGGTTGCAGGGGGGCTCTTACGGTACGGCATATAAGACTCGTCATGCTGATTACTGGGTGCTGCCCTATATTGGTTATGACGGCGAAACCTGGTATATCGACGGCACTGAGGCGGGCTACAACATTGTTAAAAATGACAGCCATCTGCTGCGTGCCAAAGTCTATTACTACACCACCGAATACCGCTCCCGCGATGGCCGAAATCGGGCAATGAGAAGTTTGAGCAGTCGACACAGCACCATGATGGCAGGCCTTAGCTATCAGTACACCACGCCCTGGGGCGCTTTCTCGACGACGGTGGGGGGGGACACCCTGGATAACAGTAACGGTATGACGATCAATGCCGCCTGGATTGCGATGAAACAGTGGGGCGGTTTCACTCTGGTACCGGAGGTGGGAGTGGACTGGTCAAATGCGCAAAATACCCGTTACTACTACGGTATTTCCCACCAGGAATCGGCACGCAGTGGATTGAAGGCCTGGCGGCCCCATGACAGCTATGTTCCCTATCTTCAACTGGCGATGAACTATGCCTGGACACCACGCTGGAACACCTGGGGTGAGATAACCGGGCGCTTCTACCCATCCACTATCAGAAATAGTCCGATGGTGAATAAAAATGGCGTGGTGGAGCTGACGATTGGCGCAAGCTACACCTTTTAG
- a CDS encoding MFS transporter: MLKANKHILAVIFSVSVFSLTYGLSAPLIALQLADKAYGETSIGLNAAMHALGVFAIAPLLPRLFRRFSPLGLMCTSLSAIALLFLLFPWTPVPVWFVLRFGLGVFTEIIMVLTETWLSDSTVEQARGKTMALYTAGLSLGFASGPLILTIMGSDSAGPFVVGALIALAAVLCIARAGMTRQPGDAVTPTGLRQSLQLAFLAIVATALNAAIEVAGMNFLSLYAMNLGWSESRATLLISVLMFGAIVLQLPLGWLADKVDRRRLITVLAAISTLGALVWPLLLTTPWLAYCLLFIWGGVFVGIYTVAITWVGSQFRGAQLAGIYAAMSVAWGAGALLGPLLGGLAMETTTHGLPWMTALLCALFAVLSLRKPVPKAAI, from the coding sequence ATGCTCAAGGCGAACAAACATATTCTGGCCGTGATCTTTTCCGTATCAGTCTTTAGTCTGACTTACGGCCTTAGCGCCCCGCTTATCGCCCTACAACTGGCCGATAAGGCCTATGGCGAAACCAGTATCGGGCTAAATGCCGCCATGCACGCCCTTGGGGTTTTCGCGATTGCCCCCCTGTTACCGCGGCTGTTCCGCCGTTTCTCTCCGCTGGGGCTGATGTGCACCTCACTGTCGGCCATAGCCCTGCTGTTTCTGCTGTTCCCCTGGACGCCAGTACCGGTCTGGTTCGTACTGCGCTTCGGACTGGGCGTCTTTACCGAGATCATTATGGTATTGACCGAAACCTGGCTGAGTGACTCCACTGTCGAGCAGGCCCGGGGCAAAACCATGGCGCTATATACGGCGGGGCTGTCACTGGGCTTTGCCTCCGGTCCACTGATTCTGACGATAATGGGCAGCGACAGTGCGGGGCCCTTTGTTGTCGGTGCGCTAATCGCTCTGGCCGCCGTACTCTGTATCGCCCGGGCCGGTATGACCCGCCAGCCGGGCGACGCCGTGACGCCCACTGGCCTGCGCCAGAGCCTGCAACTGGCCTTTCTGGCGATTGTAGCCACCGCCCTGAACGCAGCCATCGAGGTGGCGGGGATGAACTTCCTGTCGCTGTACGCCATGAATCTGGGCTGGAGCGAATCCCGGGCGACGCTCCTGATCTCGGTACTGATGTTCGGCGCCATCGTACTCCAGCTACCGCTGGGCTGGCTGGCAGATAAAGTGGATCGCCGTCGTCTGATAACCGTGCTGGCAGCGATCTCCACCCTCGGGGCCCTGGTCTGGCCGCTACTGTTAACAACACCCTGGCTGGCCTACTGTCTGCTGTTTATCTGGGGTGGCGTGTTTGTCGGCATCTATACCGTGGCGATCACCTGGGTAGGCTCACAGTTTCGCGGTGCTCAACTGGCGGGCATCTATGCCGCAATGTCAGTGGCATGGGGCGCTGGCGCCCTGCTGGGGCCGCTGCTGGGCGGTCTGGCGATGGAAACGACCACCCACGGCCTGCCGTGGATGACCGCCCTGCTATGCGCGCTGTTTGCCGTGCTCTCGTTAAGAAAGCCCGTACCGAAAGCGGCAATCTAA
- a CDS encoding pentapeptide MXKDX repeat protein, with amino-acid sequence MKKLLIVPIAVTALMMSAASALAADDMAKQPMEKSDMRQSDAMKKPEMNHDGMMKKGEMKKEQMMQGDNMKKEEMKQQDAMNNMKSEG; translated from the coding sequence ATGAAAAAACTGCTGATAGTCCCCATCGCCGTAACCGCCCTGATGATGAGCGCCGCCAGCGCGCTGGCCGCCGATGATATGGCCAAACAGCCAATGGAAAAGTCAGACATGCGCCAAAGCGACGCCATGAAAAAGCCCGAGATGAATCATGACGGCATGATGAAGAAAGGCGAGATGAAAAAAGAGCAGATGATGCAGGGGGATAACATGAAGAAAGAAGAGATGAAGCAACAGGATGCCATGAATAATATGAAGTCGGAAGGTTGA
- a CDS encoding response regulator transcription factor has translation MDTAKKILIVEDDADIAQLLQLHLKTEGYQITHAADGTQGMALLDEGGWDALILDLMLPGADGLDICRHARTMTRYTPIIIISARSSETHRVLGLELGADDYLAKPFSMLELVARVKALFRRQQAMVNNLRMDAGVLHFGGLTIDPLSREVSLAGSPVELTPREFDLLYFFARHPNRVFSRLDLLNQVWGYQHEGYEHTVNTHINRLRIKIEVNPAEPLRILTVWGKGYKFHAPGAS, from the coding sequence ATGGACACCGCTAAAAAGATATTGATCGTGGAGGACGATGCCGATATCGCCCAACTTCTACAACTGCACCTGAAGACCGAAGGCTATCAGATTACCCATGCCGCCGACGGCACTCAGGGTATGGCGCTACTGGATGAAGGCGGCTGGGACGCGCTGATTCTGGATCTGATGCTGCCCGGCGCCGATGGACTGGATATCTGCCGCCATGCCCGTACTATGACGCGCTACACGCCGATTATTATTATCAGCGCCCGCTCCAGCGAGACCCACCGTGTCCTGGGGCTGGAGCTGGGGGCGGACGATTATCTGGCGAAGCCTTTCTCAATGCTGGAGCTGGTGGCGCGGGTTAAGGCGCTGTTCCGGCGCCAGCAGGCGATGGTGAACAACCTGCGTATGGATGCCGGGGTGTTGCACTTCGGCGGTCTGACTATTGATCCCCTTTCCCGGGAAGTGAGTCTGGCGGGAAGCCCGGTAGAGCTGACGCCGCGTGAATTTGATCTGCTCTATTTCTTTGCCCGCCATCCTAACCGGGTCTTTTCACGGCTGGATTTGTTGAATCAGGTATGGGGGTATCAGCATGAGGGCTACGAGCATACGGTGAATACCCATATCAATCGCCTGCGCATTAAGATTGAAGTGAATCCGGCTGAGCCGCTGCGGATCCTGACCGTCTGGGGTAAGGGGTATAAATTTCATGCGCCGGGGGCCTCATGA